One window of the Rufibacter radiotolerans genome contains the following:
- a CDS encoding SDR family oxidoreductase has translation MNGLEQFSLQGKVIVITGATGVLGEAMSMAVAKAGAKVVILGRNKERAEERVAAIQAAGGEALAILADVQDEEKLQAAKQEILAAWGTIDGLVNAAGGNMPGATIQPNQDLFDLSVADTRKAVDLNLFGTVIPTLVFGKVIAEKGKGSIVNISSLTAQRPLTRVLGYTLAKKAVEGYTQWMASELGLRYGGGVRMNAIAPGVFLTEQNRTLLLYPDGSPTERAQKFIAHTPFQRLGEPEELTGTLIYLLSDASKFVTGETILVDGGFNAFSGV, from the coding sequence ATGAACGGATTAGAACAGTTCTCCCTGCAAGGGAAAGTAATTGTGATCACAGGCGCCACCGGGGTGCTGGGCGAGGCCATGTCTATGGCAGTGGCCAAAGCCGGCGCCAAAGTAGTGATCCTGGGCCGTAATAAAGAGCGGGCCGAAGAACGCGTAGCCGCCATTCAAGCAGCCGGTGGGGAGGCCCTGGCAATTCTGGCAGATGTGCAAGATGAGGAAAAGCTGCAGGCGGCAAAGCAGGAAATTCTGGCTGCCTGGGGCACCATAGACGGCTTGGTGAACGCCGCTGGCGGCAACATGCCAGGGGCCACCATCCAACCTAACCAGGATTTGTTTGACCTGAGCGTTGCCGATACCCGCAAGGCCGTTGACCTGAACCTGTTTGGCACGGTCATTCCCACCCTGGTGTTTGGCAAAGTAATCGCTGAAAAAGGCAAAGGCTCCATTGTGAACATCTCTTCCCTTACTGCCCAACGTCCGCTTACTCGCGTGCTGGGGTATACCCTGGCCAAGAAAGCAGTGGAGGGGTATACCCAATGGATGGCTTCTGAACTGGGGCTGAGGTACGGCGGCGGCGTCCGCATGAATGCCATTGCCCCGGGCGTATTCCTAACCGAGCAGAACCGGACCCTGTTGCTTTATCCTGATGGCAGCCCAACGGAGAGAGCCCAGAAATTTATTGCCCACACCCCATTTCAACGCCTGGGCGAGCCCGAAGAACTAACCGGTACGCTGATCTACCTGCTGAGTGATGCTTCTAAGTTTGTGACCGGCGAGACCATTTTGGTGGACGGAGGGTTCAATGCCTTTAGTGGCGTATAA
- a CDS encoding SGNH/GDSL hydrolase family protein: MEESNELSRRNFIKKTSLATVATLSMSPLAAATLAGGKMQKEVALKKNDIILFQGDSITDASRKKDDLNGNSPAGLGSGYAFLAAAQLLHQHAGKDLKIYNRGISGNKVYQLAERWEKEALDLKPNVLSLLIGVNDFWHMIQGKYSGSVKTYHDDYKTLLERTKEKLPDVKLIIGEPFAVPGIKAVDDKWFPAFNEYRQAAQEIATSFNAVFIPYQSIYEKAQKKAPGAYWTYDGVHPTLAGAQLMANAWLETIKG; this comes from the coding sequence ATGGAAGAAAGCAACGAGTTATCCAGAAGAAATTTCATTAAAAAAACTTCCCTGGCCACGGTAGCTACCTTAAGTATGTCTCCGCTGGCGGCGGCTACGTTGGCGGGCGGGAAAATGCAGAAAGAGGTTGCGTTAAAGAAAAACGACATCATTCTCTTTCAGGGCGATAGTATCACGGATGCCTCCAGAAAGAAAGACGACCTCAATGGGAACAGCCCAGCCGGTTTAGGGAGCGGGTACGCTTTTCTAGCGGCTGCTCAGTTGCTGCACCAACATGCCGGTAAAGACCTGAAAATCTATAACCGGGGCATCAGCGGCAACAAGGTTTATCAGTTAGCAGAGCGTTGGGAAAAGGAGGCCCTTGACTTGAAGCCAAACGTGTTAAGCCTGCTCATTGGCGTGAATGATTTCTGGCACATGATCCAGGGCAAATACAGCGGCTCGGTTAAAACTTACCATGATGACTACAAAACCCTGCTGGAAAGAACTAAAGAGAAACTCCCGGATGTGAAACTGATCATTGGCGAACCCTTCGCGGTGCCCGGCATAAAAGCGGTAGATGACAAATGGTTTCCGGCCTTCAATGAGTACCGGCAGGCGGCCCAAGAGATTGCCACCAGTTTTAACGCGGTCTTTATCCCGTACCAATCCATTTACGAGAAGGCCCAGAAAAAGGCCCCCGGCGCTTACTGGACCTATGACGGGGTGCACCCCACGTTGGCCGGCGCTCAGTTAATGGCCAATGCCTGGCTGGAGACCATCAAAGGTTAG
- a CDS encoding glycoside hydrolase family 2 protein has protein sequence MKVRLLFSLFLFLLLDASAQRAKYNFNSDWKVLIGDPAGADAATFADQSWKKVTLPHAWNEDAAFKKDIVDHPTGIAWYRKHFKLPSSAKGQKVFLEFEGVRQAGEFYLNGVKIGLHENGAMAFGFDVTNVVKTGGEENVLAVRTDNDWNYREKATNSKYQWEDKNFNANYGGINKNVYLHVAPKLYQTLPLFSNLGTTGVYVYANDFNIKGKSATVHAESQVKNETGQPQQVVYEVTITDLNNKPVKTFSGEKVTLAPGETKTIKASSKVENLNFWSWGYGYLYDVKTELKVNNQAVDAVVTKTGFRKTAFENGMIYLNDRVIMVHGYAQRTSNEWPGVGLSVPAWLSDYSNNLMVESGGNLVRWMHIAPWKQDVESCDRVGLLQAMPAGDAEKDVEGVRWDQRKAVMRDAIIYNKNNPSIIFYECGNESISEPHMAEMKAIRDQYDPKGGRAIGSREMLNSKIAEYGGEMLYTNKSAHIPLWAMEYSRDEGSRKYWDEFSPPYHKDGDGPLHNGQPAAVYNRNMESQAVENVKRWFEFWNERPGTGKRVSSGGVNIIWSESNTHHRGEENFRRSGEVDAMRIKKQNFFAHQVMWNGWVVPEKQSLHIVGHWNYAPGVKKDIYVISTSEKVELKVNGKSLGFGTKSDGFLFTFKNIEWKAGNISAVGYDGNNKQICTNSIQTVGAPAALRLTQIKRPTDFVANGQDLALVEVEVVDAKGNRVPTALNMIHYTLDGPAEWRGGIAMGPDNYVLAKSFPVEGGVNRFLIRSTTTPGTITIKATSEGLKAATLTLATKPFKVENGLATTLPAAGLPSILDRGPTPSTPSYTMTRTPLAIVGATAGANADSASFSFDDNELSDWVNDGKLSTAWIEYTLEREATVNEVTLKLNNFRSRVYPLVIMVDGKEVFRGNTQTSLGYYTINCTPQKGSKVRIQLTGATATNGSNTGVEVNGKKLDDGVARDDAKAKGTLSIIEAEIYEGLPGAAKTASSKK, from the coding sequence ATGAAAGTAAGATTACTCTTCTCCCTTTTCCTTTTCCTGCTTTTGGATGCCTCAGCCCAGCGGGCCAAATACAACTTCAACTCAGATTGGAAAGTCTTAATAGGCGACCCGGCCGGGGCAGACGCCGCCACCTTCGCAGACCAGTCCTGGAAAAAGGTGACGCTGCCCCATGCCTGGAACGAAGACGCGGCTTTCAAGAAAGACATTGTAGACCATCCTACCGGTATTGCCTGGTACCGCAAGCATTTCAAATTGCCTTCTTCGGCCAAAGGCCAGAAAGTGTTCCTGGAGTTTGAAGGCGTACGGCAGGCTGGCGAGTTTTACCTGAATGGGGTGAAGATTGGCTTACATGAGAATGGCGCCATGGCCTTCGGGTTTGACGTAACCAACGTAGTGAAAACAGGAGGCGAGGAAAATGTGCTGGCCGTAAGAACCGACAATGACTGGAACTACCGGGAGAAAGCCACTAACTCCAAATACCAGTGGGAAGACAAGAACTTCAACGCCAACTACGGCGGCATCAACAAGAACGTGTACCTGCATGTGGCGCCTAAATTGTACCAGACACTGCCGCTGTTCAGCAACCTGGGCACTACCGGCGTGTATGTGTATGCCAATGACTTTAATATAAAAGGCAAGTCGGCCACCGTGCACGCAGAGTCACAGGTGAAGAACGAGACAGGCCAACCCCAGCAAGTAGTGTATGAAGTAACCATCACTGATCTCAACAACAAACCGGTGAAAACATTCAGCGGTGAAAAAGTAACCCTGGCTCCCGGCGAGACCAAGACTATCAAAGCCTCCTCTAAGGTAGAGAACCTCAACTTCTGGAGCTGGGGCTACGGCTATTTGTATGACGTAAAGACCGAGCTCAAAGTAAATAACCAAGCCGTAGATGCGGTGGTCACTAAAACCGGTTTCAGGAAAACGGCCTTTGAGAACGGCATGATCTACCTCAATGACCGCGTGATCATGGTGCACGGATACGCGCAGCGCACCTCTAATGAATGGCCAGGCGTTGGCTTGTCTGTGCCGGCCTGGCTGAGCGATTACAGCAATAACTTAATGGTAGAGAGCGGCGGCAACCTGGTACGCTGGATGCACATTGCCCCTTGGAAACAGGACGTAGAATCCTGTGACCGCGTAGGCCTGTTGCAGGCCATGCCGGCCGGCGATGCCGAGAAAGACGTGGAAGGCGTTAGGTGGGACCAACGGAAAGCCGTGATGCGCGACGCCATCATTTACAACAAGAATAACCCCAGCATCATTTTCTATGAGTGTGGCAATGAGAGCATCAGTGAGCCGCACATGGCAGAGATGAAAGCCATAAGAGACCAGTATGACCCCAAAGGCGGCCGTGCCATTGGCTCCCGCGAAATGCTCAACAGCAAAATAGCCGAATACGGCGGCGAGATGCTTTATACTAACAAAAGTGCGCACATTCCCCTCTGGGCTATGGAATACTCCAGAGATGAGGGCTCCCGCAAGTACTGGGACGAATTTTCGCCCCCTTACCACAAAGACGGAGACGGCCCCCTGCACAACGGTCAGCCAGCCGCTGTGTACAACCGCAACATGGAAAGCCAGGCCGTGGAGAATGTAAAGCGATGGTTTGAGTTCTGGAACGAGCGGCCGGGCACCGGAAAGCGGGTGAGCAGTGGCGGAGTGAACATTATCTGGTCAGAGTCAAACACCCACCACCGCGGAGAGGAGAACTTCCGCCGTAGTGGCGAGGTGGATGCCATGCGAATCAAAAAGCAAAACTTCTTCGCCCACCAGGTGATGTGGAATGGGTGGGTAGTGCCAGAGAAACAAAGCCTGCACATAGTAGGCCATTGGAACTATGCCCCCGGCGTGAAAAAGGATATCTATGTTATTTCCACGTCAGAGAAAGTAGAGTTGAAGGTAAATGGCAAGTCATTGGGCTTTGGTACCAAAAGCGATGGGTTCCTGTTTACCTTCAAGAATATTGAGTGGAAAGCGGGCAACATAAGCGCAGTAGGGTATGATGGCAATAACAAACAGATCTGCACCAACTCCATCCAGACGGTGGGGGCGCCTGCGGCCCTGCGGTTAACCCAGATCAAACGACCAACTGATTTTGTGGCCAATGGGCAGGACCTGGCGCTGGTTGAAGTGGAGGTGGTAGATGCCAAAGGAAACCGCGTACCCACTGCCCTGAACATGATTCACTACACCTTAGACGGCCCTGCCGAATGGAGAGGCGGCATAGCCATGGGGCCAGATAATTATGTGCTGGCCAAAAGCTTTCCGGTAGAAGGGGGCGTAAACCGGTTCTTAATCAGGTCTACCACCACGCCCGGTACCATCACTATCAAAGCCACCTCAGAAGGCCTTAAAGCAGCCACGCTAACGCTTGCCACCAAACCTTTCAAGGTAGAGAACGGCTTGGCCACTACCTTGCCTGCTGCCGGTTTGCCCTCCATCTTAGACAGAGGTCCTACCCCGTCTACGCCGTCGTACACCATGACCCGCACCCCGCTTGCCATTGTGGGAGCCACCGCCGGGGCCAATGCAGACAGCGCCTCCTTCAGTTTTGATGACAACGAACTTTCTGATTGGGTGAATGACGGAAAACTGTCTACCGCCTGGATTGAGTATACCTTGGAACGTGAAGCCACCGTGAATGAGGTAACTCTCAAGCTGAACAACTTCCGGTCCCGGGTTTACCCGTTGGTGATCATGGTAGACGGCAAAGAGGTTTTCAGAGGAAACACGCAGACCTCCTTGGGTTATTACACCATTAATTGCACGCCGCAGAAAGGCTCCAAAGTAAGAATTCAGCTAACCGGGGCCACGGCTACCAACGGTAGTAACACGGGCGTAGAAGTAAACGGCAAAAAACTGGATGATGGCGTAGCCCGTGATGATGCCAAAGCCAAAGGTACCCTGAGTATCATAGAGGCAGAGATTTATGAAGGGCTGCCAGGGGCTGCCAAAACCGCTTCCAGTAAAAAGTAA
- a CDS encoding RagB/SusD family nutrient uptake outer membrane protein: MKNRFIRSIARAVPVVLIGLSIFSCADMLDIEPETALDEGKAYQNIFDADAAVIGVYGKFINLAERHVVLNELRADLLDVTANAAANPDLLQLNYHTVQPANKYANPRPYYEVIINCNDVLHNFNKMVEANKITRAEYNERYSDIAALRSWIYLQLGVQYGRVPYITDPLAKVTDLTDQSRFQKIDFEVLLDSLITFTEKIPHKELYSTGSSLLTNIGGYSSQKFFVNKRLVLGDLHLWKGNYTQAATHYRQVLETGASDATRGTRFYDQYRVSWSNPFDPFVGFNGSQSNAWNYEWVWDLPFNPSFSPKNPFINLFANAGGSYLLKPSQSVLNKWAAETRTDLTPGDNRANAAVSYQLGQPVVGKYLQNFSASLPFENKGNWFLARASLVHLRFAEAANRDGNSKLAEAFIQKGIKRVFSDPNLPATNPDVTNTQQTFLPAPYNFDAREGTYPYFRGDWYRHIGLRDRAGLQNINLNDPNVKDPIMIRTENAIIHEAALELAFEGHRWQDLLRIARRRNDPAFLADKVYDKLVKANNPRAQEVRARLMDPNNWYLPFKM, encoded by the coding sequence ATGAAAAATAGATTTATCAGGTCCATAGCCCGTGCGGTGCCAGTTGTTCTAATTGGCCTAAGCATCTTCTCCTGTGCCGATATGCTTGACATTGAGCCGGAAACAGCGCTGGATGAAGGCAAGGCGTACCAGAATATATTTGATGCAGATGCAGCGGTCATTGGGGTGTATGGCAAGTTTATCAACTTAGCTGAGCGCCACGTGGTCTTAAATGAGCTAAGAGCAGACCTGCTGGACGTAACAGCCAATGCGGCGGCTAACCCAGACCTGCTGCAGCTTAATTACCACACGGTGCAGCCAGCCAATAAATATGCCAACCCACGGCCTTATTATGAAGTGATCATCAATTGTAATGATGTGTTGCACAACTTCAATAAGATGGTGGAAGCCAATAAAATCACCAGGGCTGAGTACAATGAGCGGTATTCAGATATTGCCGCCCTTAGAAGCTGGATCTACCTGCAACTGGGCGTCCAGTATGGGCGAGTGCCTTACATCACTGACCCGCTGGCCAAAGTAACTGATCTTACTGACCAGTCCAGGTTCCAGAAAATTGACTTTGAGGTGTTGCTGGACAGCCTGATCACATTTACTGAAAAGATCCCGCACAAAGAGTTGTACTCCACCGGCAGTTCCCTCTTGACTAACATAGGAGGGTACAGCAGCCAGAAGTTCTTTGTGAACAAACGCCTGGTGTTAGGTGACCTGCATTTATGGAAAGGCAACTATACCCAGGCCGCCACCCATTACCGCCAGGTTCTGGAAACCGGAGCTTCTGATGCAACAAGAGGAACACGGTTTTATGACCAATATAGAGTAAGCTGGAGTAACCCGTTTGATCCTTTCGTAGGATTTAACGGAAGCCAATCAAACGCCTGGAACTATGAGTGGGTATGGGATCTGCCCTTCAACCCAAGCTTCAGCCCTAAAAATCCTTTCATCAACCTGTTTGCCAATGCAGGAGGCTCTTACCTATTAAAGCCATCACAGTCTGTCCTTAACAAATGGGCCGCAGAAACACGTACAGACCTTACTCCTGGAGACAACAGGGCCAATGCGGCCGTTAGCTATCAATTGGGGCAGCCGGTAGTTGGAAAGTACCTGCAGAATTTTAGCGCTTCTCTTCCGTTTGAGAACAAAGGAAACTGGTTCTTAGCACGGGCTTCTTTAGTGCACCTTAGGTTTGCCGAAGCTGCCAACCGCGATGGCAACTCAAAATTAGCGGAGGCTTTCATCCAGAAAGGGATAAAGCGTGTCTTCTCTGATCCAAACCTTCCGGCCACTAACCCAGACGTGACCAATACGCAGCAAACCTTTTTGCCGGCTCCTTATAATTTTGATGCCCGGGAAGGCACTTATCCTTACTTCAGGGGTGACTGGTACCGCCACATTGGCCTGAGAGACAGAGCAGGTTTGCAAAACATTAACCTCAATGATCCTAATGTGAAAGACCCTATCATGATCAGGACAGAGAATGCCATAATTCATGAAGCGGCTTTGGAGTTAGCCTTTGAAGGCCACAGATGGCAAGACCTGCTTAGAATAGCCAGAAGAAGAAATGACCCGGCTTTCCTGGCAGACAAGGTGTATGACAAGTTAGTAAAAGCCAATAACCCACGCGCCCAGGAAGTAAGAGCAAGGTTAATGGACCCCAATAACTGGTACCTGCCTTTCAAGATGTAA